DNA sequence from the Acidobacteriota bacterium genome:
GAGGTCAGCGGTTCGAGTCCGCTAGCGCCTACCACCGGCTCGCTGGCCCCGCGGTTCGCGTGAGGCCGATCGAGAAGTTGAGAGGAGTTGAGACCGTGCCCAAGCAGAAGACCCATCGCGGTGCCGCCAAGCGCTTCAAGACCACCGGGACCGGCAAGGTCCGTCGGCGCCATTCGATGAAGAGCCACATCCTCACCAAGAAGTCCGCCAAGCGGAAGCGGAAGCTGCGGAAGGATACCGAGGTATCGCCGGCTTTCGCCAAGTCCGTCAAAGAGATGCTTCATTGTTGAGGTAGTTCGAAGCCGGCCCGGCGCACGAAACGCGTGCCGGCCGAATGAAATCACCGGCTGCTGCTGGAACGAACCTGTCCAGTGGGGCCGGAGCCCGGCGTAGACTTTTCGCCGTGGCCTGACAGCTCCCTCCCCGGGAGCGGAAACGAGGTTCTGGATGTCGCGTGTCAAGCGCGGGAATACCCGTAAAAATCGTCGTCAGAAGATTCTCAAGCTCGCCAAGGGCTACTATGGCGCCAAGAGCAAGAACCACCGCATTGCCAAGCAGGCGGTGGACCGCTCGCTGGCCTATGCCTACCGCGATCGCCGCCAGCGCAAGCGCCAGATGCGCAGCCTGTGGATCGTTCGCATCAACGCCGCGTCGCGCGAGCACGGCCTGTCCTACAGCCGCTTGATCGCCGGCCTGAAGGCCGCCGGGGCGGAGCTGGATCGCAAGGTCTTGGCGGAGATCGCGATCGTCGATGCCGCCGCCTTCGCCCAGATCGTCGAACTCGCCAAGCAGGCCCTCGGAGAAGAGACCGGGGTCGCCGCATCGGACGAAGAGGAATAGCTCACCGATGAGCGGTGGCGACATGGCCTGGCTGGAGACCCTGGAAGAGAAGGTCCACGCGGCGGCGGACCGCATTCGCGAGCTGGGCGACGAGAACGAGAGACTGGCGGCTCGCGTCGCCGAACTCGAAGGGCAAGACGAAAGCGCCGAGTGGGAGCAGGAGCGATCGGAGATCCGGAGCCGGGTGGAATCCCTGGCCGAGGGTCTGGAAGCCCTGCTAGCAGACCGCTGAAAAGCGCTTCGCGCATGATTTCAGCGGTGCTGCTAGCTGTTTCTTGTTAGGGGGCTGGGCGCCCGCCCGCGGTCCGCCCCTCAGCCGAAAAGGCAGGCCTTTTCGGCTTCACCCCGTCCTCGGCGACCAGTCGCCGCCTCGCCCTCCGGGCTCGGAGTAGGGTGCTGACCGTTTGAGGAAAGACCGCGGATGTGAGCGGTCTCGACAGGCCCGGGAGATCTCCCGGGCCTGTGATGTTTAGGTGGCGGTCGATGGCCGGCTTCGCGACCTCGTTTTCGCCCGACGGTAGCCCTTGCGGGTTGTGCTATAGTCTCGCAAGTCCCTGTAAGTAGGCTATTTGTCGGGGATTTGAAAACCATGAACGCTGAGCAGACGAAGCCGACATCGACCACCGAGGTGGAGATTTTCGGCTCCGTTTATAGCGTCCGTGGCCGTGACGACCGCGAACACGTCGAGGAGTTGGCCGAACTGGTTGACCGCCGGATGCGAGAAATCGCCGAGCGGGTACGGACTATGGATCGCGGCAAGATCGCCATCCTCGCGGCTCTCAATATTGCCGATGAGCTCGTTCGTCGTCAGCGGGATGAGGAAGGGGAACGGGTCGAGATCAGAGACAAGGTGACGGCTCTTGCGGGTGAATTGACCGCAGTGCTCGAAAATGACGAAAGCGAGAGCCGCCCTTGAAGAAATTTTGGGATTTGTTTTGCATCCCCTGTGTAGTTGGTGATGGGTCAAGCAACTGTAGAACCAACACCAATACTTCGGGAGTCTTTTATCCTGCGGGCTTGTGCAAG
Encoded proteins:
- a CDS encoding cell division protein ZapA, giving the protein MNAEQTKPTSTTEVEIFGSVYSVRGRDDREHVEELAELVDRRMREIAERVRTMDRGKIAILAALNIADELVRRQRDEEGERVEIRDKVTALAGELTAVLENDESESRP
- the zapB gene encoding cell division protein ZapB, which gives rise to MSGGDMAWLETLEEKVHAAADRIRELGDENERLAARVAELEGQDESAEWEQERSEIRSRVESLAEGLEALLADR
- the rplT gene encoding 50S ribosomal protein L20 codes for the protein MSRVKRGNTRKNRRQKILKLAKGYYGAKSKNHRIAKQAVDRSLAYAYRDRRQRKRQMRSLWIVRINAASREHGLSYSRLIAGLKAAGAELDRKVLAEIAIVDAAAFAQIVELAKQALGEETGVAASDEEE
- the rpmI gene encoding 50S ribosomal protein L35, with amino-acid sequence MPKQKTHRGAAKRFKTTGTGKVRRRHSMKSHILTKKSAKRKRKLRKDTEVSPAFAKSVKEMLHC